The following are encoded in a window of Penaeus monodon isolate SGIC_2016 chromosome 9, NSTDA_Pmon_1, whole genome shotgun sequence genomic DNA:
- the LOC119576861 gene encoding cuticle protein AMP1A-like — MKLVVFSLLATAAYAATLYDAPRPQTRAFDSAENVAILRDERLIDDEGKYNFDFETANGISVSESGAPVGEDGAVNSAGSFSYTAPDGTPVHVEFVADEKGFQPQSDLLPVAPAFPHPIPQFVLDQIAFAAEEDAARARGELREVSQPSSRYGAP, encoded by the exons atgaagctt gtaGTGTTTTCCCTCCTGGCCACCGCCGCCTACGCCGCAACGCTGTACGACGCCCCGCGGCCACAGACTCGTGCCTTCGACTCCGCTGAGAATGTGGCCATCCTGAGGGACGAGCGGTTGATCGACGACGAAGGAAAGTACAACTTCGACTTCGAGACTGCCAACGGCATCTCGGTGTCGGAGTCTGGCGCTCCAGTGGGCGAGGACGGTGCTGTCAACAGCGCTGGATCCTTCTC GTACACCGCTCCTGACGGCACTCCCGTCCACGTTGAGTTCGTAGCTGACGAGAAGGGCTTCCAGCCTCAGTCCGACCTCCTGCCCGTGGCCCCCGCGTTCCCCCACCCGATCCCACAGTTCGTCCTGgaccagatcgccttcgccgccgaGGAGGACGCCGCCCGCGCCCGTGGAGAgctgagggaggtcagccagcctTCCAGCAGATACGGGGCTCCCTAG
- the LOC119576496 gene encoding cuticle protein AMP1B-like: MKFVVLSLVVAGVLAAPQYESEQALARFDDSREHVPILKDERVIENDGRYNFDVATGNGIVVSESGSPGAVGSINSAGSFAYTAPDGTPVEVKFIADENGYQPQSDLLPVPPAFPHPIPDFVLEQIAFAEQQEAARARGELRDSSQTSDRYDAPQ, from the exons ATGAAGTTC GTAGTGCTTTCTCTCGTTGTGGCCGGGGTCCTCGCCGCCCCACAGTACGAGTCCGAGCAAGCACTGGCTCGCTTCGACGACAGCAGGGAGCACGTGCCCATCCTCAAGGACGAGCGCGTGATCGAGAACGACGGGAGGTACAACTTCGACGTGGCGACAGGGAACGGCATCGTGGTGTCGGAGTCTGGCTCTCCCGGGGCGGTCGGAAGTATCAACAGCGCCGGAAGCTTTGC ATACACCGCTCCCGACGGCACTCCCGTAGAAGTCAAGTTCATCGCCGACGAGAACGGCTACCAGCCCCAGTCCGAccttctccccgtcccccccgccttcccccacccGATCCCCGACTTCGTCCTCGAGCAGATCGCCTTCGCCGAGCAGCAGGAAGCCGCTCGCGCCCGCGGGGAACTCAGGGACTCCAGCCAGACCTCCGACAGATATGATGCTCCCCAGTGA
- the LOC119576593 gene encoding cuticle protein AMP1A-like — protein MNQKVILVLLATAASAATLYDAPQPQARAFDSAENVAILRDERLIDDEGKYNFDFETANGISVSESGAPVGEDGAVNSAGSFSYTAPDGTPVHVEFVADEKGFQPQSDLLPVAPAFPHPIPQFVLDQIAKAAEEDAARARGELREASRPSNRYGAP, from the exons ATGAATCAGAAG GTTATCCTCGTCCTCCTGgccaccgccgcctccgccgctacGCTGTATGACGCCCCGCAGCCGCAGGCTCGCGCCTTCGACTCCGCTGAGAATGTGGCCATCCTGAGGGACGAGCGGTTGATCGACGACGAAGGAAAGTACAACTTCGACTTCGAGACTGCCAACGGCATCTCGGTGTCGGAGTCTGGCGCTCCAGTGGGCGAGGACGGTGCTGTCAACAGCGCTGGATCCTTCTC GTACACCGCTCCTGACGGCACTCCCGTCCACGTTGAGTTCGTAGCTGACGAGAAGGGCTTCCAGCCCCAGTCCGACCTCCTGCCCGTGGCCCCCGCGTTCCCCCAcccgatccctcagttcgtcctgGACCAGATCGCAAAGGCTGCCGAGGAGGACGCCGCCCGCGCCCGCGGAGAGCTGCGGGAGGCCAGCCGACCTTCCAACAGATACGGGGCTCCCTGA